One part of the Pecten maximus chromosome 1, xPecMax1.1, whole genome shotgun sequence genome encodes these proteins:
- the LOC117331639 gene encoding inter-alpha-trypsin inhibitor heavy chain H4-like produces MCLLPVFPGRRERTYTMYLLIGVAMSILTCTCVANDIVKNPSIKTLVLESNVYSRFANVYITSRVENNANESRTAMFSIQVPTEAFITSFSMQSEGRILHGVVKEKKEADEAYEAARDDGQTAGRVSEAAPPPGRAMKNFVVYMNVAANSEAMFKLSYQELIKKALGEYTQNIHIEPNQVVENLTVVASLQEPQGIEMFSYTLPGSKVYSSSSTASLNTVVHASETKRELVYIPSMEAQLTSSGEHVGLKGDITLRYTLTPPVTNGGTLIVNNGSFVHYFSPVGLPDMSKTVIFVIDVSGSMNGDKISQVKVAMYSILMRLGEKDSFNIIIFNGYVNRWKQSGPVLVTNEHISSAKSYVSRLEAGGSTNINDALLSGVGDLNDASRSTGNLVVFLTDGVQTAGEQNKDAILRNVQRLNNDGLVSILCLGFGRGVNFEFLRKISLQNNGFAYKIYEEEDASEQLDDFYRGIQSVILRYVEFQYPNELVIAEDLTQTTFANFFNGSEIVVAGNIQPEADITSTPLTASIVAVGVDQDMTFHSTAEPETGETLQFGRRLWAYQKIKDYLDLALKSEEEEDRERYEQKALTLSLRYSFVTRLTSMVVTETVNAGYSQTSNDILSRGAMFADTITNTGTRSSMAVLCAVITVLLHFVRSHFL; encoded by the coding sequence ATGTGTTTACTTCCTGTTTTTCCTGGAAGGAGAGAACGtacgtatacaatgtatctgttaATTGGTGTGGCCATGTCGATACTGACATGCACGTGTGTTGCTAACGATATAGTGAAAAACCCTTCCATAAAGACGCTTGTTTTGGAATCGAACGTATATTCCCGATTCGCTAATGTGTACATCACAAGCAGAGTTGAAAATAATGCAAATGAAAGTAGAACAGCAATGTTTTCAATCCAAGTACCCACGGAAGCTTTCATTACAAGTTTTTCGATGCAAAGTGAAGGCCGTATTCTCCATGGCGTGGTGAAAGAGAAGAAAGAAGCCGACGAGGCTTACGAGGCGGCCCGTGATGACGGACAGACAGCTGGGCGAGTGTCGGAAGCTGCCCCACCTCCTGGACGTGCGATGAAGAACTTCGTCGTTTATATGAACGTGGCAGCAAACTCTGAAGCTATGTTCAAGCTCTCGTATCAAGAACTCATCAAAAAAGCTTTGGGGGAGtatacacaaaacatacacataGAACCCAATCAAGTTGTTGAAAATCTCACTGTTGTTGCCTCGCTTCAAGAACCCCAGGGTATTGAAATGTTTTCGTACACTCTTCCAGGTTCCAAAGTGTACTCGTCAAGCTCTACTGCCTCACTAAATACTGTAGTACACGCATCCGAAACCAAGAGAGAGCTTGTTTACATCCCTTCGATGGAGGCACAGTTAACTTCCTCTGGTGAACATGTTGGGTTGAAAGGAGATATTACTTTAAGGTATACTTTGACACCCCCAGTAACGAACGGAGGGACACTAATTGTCAACAATGGCTCGTTTGTTCATTATTTTTCGCCAGTTGGCTTACCGGATATGAgcaaaacagtgatatttgtCATTGATGTAAGTGGTTCCATGAATGGGGACAAAATTAGTCAAGTAAAGGTGGCTATGTACTCGATATTGATGCGACTTggagaaaaagactctttcaaCATCATCATATTCAATGGTTATGTGAACCGGTGGAAACAATCGGGCCCAGTTTTGGTGACTAATGAGCACATATCTTCTGCCAAGTCGTATGTTAGTAGATTGGAAGCAGGAGGCAGTACCAACATCAACGACGCTCTATTGTCTGGAGTTGGCGATCTCAACGACGCATCGAGAAGTACAGGGAATCTAGTTGTCTTCCTCACGGATGGCGTTCAAACTGCTGGCGAACAGAACAAAGACGCTATATTGAGAAACGTCCAAAGGTTAAATAATGACGGTTTAGTTTCAATTTTATGCCTGGGATTTGGGAGAGGAGTGAATTTTGAATTTCTGAGAAAAATCTCACTTCAAAATAATGGATTTGCTTATAAAATTTACGAGGAAGAAGATGCGAGTGAACAACTGGATGATTTTTACAGAGGAATACAATCCGTGATACTGAGGTATGTAGAGTTCCAATATCCTAATGAACTTGTAATAGCAGAAGACCTTACACAGACTACGTTTGCTAATTTCTTCAACGGGTCCGAAATAGTTGTAGCGGGAAACATTCAACCGGAAGCTGACATCACATCAACTCCTTTGACTGCGTCGATCGTTGCTGTTGGTGTGGACCAAGACATGACCTTTCATTCTACCGCCGAACCCGAGACGGGAGAGACTCTACAATTCGGACGAAGACTTTGGGCGTATCAGAAAATAAAAGACTATCTAGATCTTGCCCTGAAGTCAGAGGAGGAAGAGGACAGAGAAAGATACGAACAAAAAGCACTGACACTGTCTCTAAGGTACAGCTTTGTGACGCGTCTGACGTCAATGGTTGTCACGGAGACGGTCAATGCAGGATATAGTCAGACCAGCAATGATATTTTAAGTAGAGGGGCAATGTTTGCAGACACAATTACTAACACAGGCACGCGCTCATCAATGGCAGTACTGTGTGCCGTTATCACAGTTCTTTTACATTTCGTTCGATCtcattttctttga
- the LOC117331628 gene encoding phenazine biosynthesis-like domain-containing protein, which produces MSSLKPSVPLYIVDAFTDRPFHGNPAAICLLKQSLSEDDMQKIAAEMNLSETAYIQGVDGGDCDFEHGDRFGLRWFTPTNEVPLCGHATMASAAVIFFVCDNPSPKVTFQTLSGDLVVQRQGRGITMNFPLNTPQLENFESVEKLLNLVIKKELIDSVHYSSDTKKLLVRLNDTCSRDDLESIRPDITNFQNVESSGRIRGVIVTVKGDNGKADKQQNTYDFLSRYFAPWNGIREDPVTGSAHTVLAGYWSGVLEKKTMHARQCSARGGDVTVHIRDDGRVDLTGEAAVVLRGFSDDLRVFCWLRIIKKYLWSEGIIE; this is translated from the exons ATGTCATCGTTAAAGCCATCTGTACCTCTATACATTGTGGATGCATTCACAGACAGACCATTTCATGGCAATCCTGCTGCCATATGTCTGCTGAAACAG TCGTTGTCTGAGGACGATATGCAGAAAATAGCTGCCGAAATGAATTTATCAGAAACGGCTTACATTCAGGGAGTTGACGGTGGCGATTGTGACTTTGAACATG GAGACAGGTTTGGTTTGAGATGGTTCACGCCGACCAATGAGGTGCCTTTATGCGGTCACGCTACCATGGCTTCTGCAGCCGTCATATTTTTTGTCTGTG ACAATCCGTCGCCTAAGGTAACGTTCCAGACTCTCAGTGGTGACCTGGTAGTCCAGAGACAGGGACGTGGGATCACCATGAATTTCCCTCTCAACACTCCACAACTGGAG AATTTTGAAAGTGTCGAAAAGTTATTAAAT TTGGTTATCAAGAAGGAACTGATCGACAGCGTACATTATTCCAGTGACACAAAGAAACTGTTAGTGAGACTCAACGACACTTGTTCAAG AGATGACCTGGAGAGCATCCGGCCAGACATTACGAATTTTCAAAATGTGGAATCTTCAGGACGAATTCGAGGTGTCATAGTGACTGTGAAAGGTGATAACGGAAAGGCggacaaacaacaaaatacatacGACTTTCTGTCCAGATATTTTGCTCCGTGGAACGGAATACGGGAAGACCCGGTCACAG GGTCCGCCCACACTGTACTGGCCGGCTATTGGTCGGGGGTTTTAGAGAAGAAGACAATGCACG CCCGTCAATGTTCAGCACGAGGCGGTGACGTCACTGTTCATATCCGGGACGATGGGAGAGTGGACCTAACAGGAGAGGCAGCAGTCGTGCTCCGAGGGTTCTCTGACGATCTAAGAGTTTTCTGCTGGTTACGGATAATAAAAAAGTATCTGTGGTCTGAGGGGATCATTGAATGA
- the LOC117340427 gene encoding extensin-like, translated as MLRSTSAWERPTWHGNGCVNSLMLTGQLLNDWNEIVRTSCEKLKITRKLVDGLRNHFRLIPNSVNKVEAREDVVPKSEGFALQLNNGEHSSAAAASPAPAPSTSAAAAASPAPAPATSAAAAAAAPPPPPLPQPPPSTPPPPPPPPPLPPPYGDPIAQSHNTTTYHHHHHKHHYYYNHHHKHHHKQPPTTIPPPTHNTRPPQHNTKRDPPQHTTTPPRTNITPTRQSPHEDPTPTTPKRHPTHPTHTTTPTTTTTTTTNPRPHHTTHRQTPPSKQHQTTPHNTTDHPHTTPRHYTHHNKPRTTHHAHNTQKPPPTNTHRTTTNTTRSTQAQNTTAPPAQTPMLTQKQPATTTITNTLLYHHHHNTTIRHTTMHKTPRTTTRKTHHYYYHHHKTTHTDIPPHHKHQPRGTNTSQNTTKQTTTIKHKPQLPPNHNTSTTTTTITKLLYYHTSTKHSHHHHHQQHDDDHTKAKHHD; from the exons ATGCTGCGCAGTACATCTGCGTGGGAGAGACCGACGTGGCATGGAAACGGGTGCGTTAACAGTCTGATGTTGACGGGCCAGCTCTTAAATGACTGGAATGAAATTGTCAGGACAAGTTGTGAAAAACTGAAGATCACACGCAAGCTGGTGGATGGTCTTCGTAATCATTTTCGACTTATCCCAAATAGCGTAAACAAGGTCGAGGCCAGGGAGGATGTCGTTCCGAAGTCAGAGGGTTTTGCCTTGCAGTTAAACAACGGAGAACATAGCT CTGCTGCTGCTGCTTCCCCTGCTCCTGCTCCATCTACTTCCGCTGCTGCTGCTGCTTCTCCTGCTCCTGCTCCAGCTACTTccgctgctgctgctgctgctgctccCCCTCCTCCTCCATTGCCGCAGCCTCCACCTTCaacgccgccgccgccgccgccaccaccaccactaccaccaccatACGGCGAcccgatagctcagtcg CACAACACCACGAcgtaccaccaccaccatcacaaacaccactactactacaACCACCACCACAAACACCACCACAAACAACCTCCAACTACCATACCACCACCAACCcacaacaccaggccaccacaGCACAACACCAAACGAGACCCACCCCAACACACCACAACACCACCACGCACAAACATAACACCCACCCGCCAATCACCCCACGAAGACCCCACACCCACAACCCCAAAACGACACCCCACCCACCCTACCCACACTACAACACCCACgaccactaccaccaccaccaccaacccACGCCCCCACCACACCACCCACAGACAGACACCACCATCCAAACAACACCAGACCACACCACACAACACAACCGACCACCCTCACACAACACCCAGACACTACACACACCACAACAAACCACGTACAACTCACCACGCTCACAACACCCAGAAACCACCACCAACAAACACACATCGGACGACCACAAACACAACCAGATCAACACAAGCACAAAACACCACAGCACCACCAGCACAAACACCAATGCTCACACAGAAACAGCCAGCTACCACCACCATCACAAACACACTACTATACCACCACCATCACAACACCACTATACGACACACCACCATGCACAAAACGCCACGAACTACCACCAGAAAAACacaccactactactaccaccatcACAAAACCACCCACACCGATATACCACCACATCACAAACACCAACCAAGAGGTACCAACACATCACAAAACACCACCAAGCAGACCACCACCATAAAACACAAACCACAATTACCACCCAATCACAACACCTCaactactaccaccaccatcACAAAACTACTATACTACCACACCAGCACAAAACACagccaccaccaccatcaccaacAACACGACGACGACCACACAAAAGCAAAACACCATGACTAA